In Synechococcus sp. PCC 6312, one genomic interval encodes:
- a CDS encoding calcium-binding protein, translating into MSGLFNSALIGQENDGVEDLLLRRTNLIRTTQAPAQQAIDQLNTQINALAKSNGTPIQTPSLTSPLLTQAPTSAVNVGITGLTPGPNNPLSQSVSTFINQNQGTFTTQNQTPFFVGVWGDASKLNYFNDYVRVGRGDIYAIITDDGVSRPGIPYDPRPSGEFDPDPSTPGIELDNYPQSYWTFPVELKGVYNFTADGKFYLYEGYQYANRSEGYILRFDEYTGTYTVNDQGIITVKFTAASQVYYSDWQDRYETGTIFDIPDRHFLIRPDDQSNGMHITEMVRLPDGSFQPIENNPDGWVYAPASGVKGDLNGDGVVNPNDGAVIAGTLRADLLVGTKNSDTIIGREGNDVIIGNEGLDALQGGAGSDRFAMMIHPNAMHTVTDFNPNEDIIALQTTGDGRTANSFFLANQFEIGSQATRTTTRVFYDHLTGKIFYDADGSGTKAAQQIGLIAPNLITLNHTNFYTFTTENFRDLRAITKPNPPSNTPTEGNDEIYGTVLDDRLSGLGGNDTLEGLLGNDFLDGGLGADRLVGGLGNDFYLVDNTGDVVVEAANAGIDEVGSSITHTLAAHVENLSLLGTGHINGTGNTLNNSMMGNTGNNVLNGGVGSDWLAGGLGNDTYIIDNLGDKVVESANEGIDVIQASVSYILTPHVENLTLTGTAAINGTGNELNNTILGNTANNTLTGEAGDDLLNGGAGVDRMVGGLGNDTYIVDNAGDVVVEALSQGVDTVQSAITYSLGTNLENLILTGTTAINGTGNTLANTINGNSGNNSLNGGLGADRLVGGLGNDSYVVDNTGDVISETSTITTEIDSVSSSITYSLGANLENLTLTGTAAVNGTGNALANTINGNSGNNSLNGGLGADRLVGSLGNDFYVVDNTGDVISETSTITTEIDTVYSSISYALGSNLENLFLTGSAANGTGNSLNNTITGNASNNSLNGGLGADRLVGGLGNDFYVVDNTGDVISETSTITTEIDSVFSSITYSLGANLENLTLTGTAAINGTGNTLNNTITGNSGANSLNGGLGVDRLIGGDGNDLLVGGAGNDSLTGGNGNDFFRFTARTEGIDTITDFSKVSGNADRIQVLASGFGGGLVVGTLAASQFILGTAATSSTHRFIYNQSTGGLFFDADGFGGTAQTQIATLSTKPGLVASDILIV; encoded by the coding sequence ATGTCAGGCTTATTTAATTCCGCTCTGATTGGGCAAGAAAATGATGGGGTGGAAGATTTACTATTGCGGCGAACCAATCTAATTCGGACGACCCAGGCCCCGGCCCAACAGGCCATCGATCAACTCAATACGCAAATCAATGCCCTTGCCAAGTCAAACGGGACACCAATCCAAACCCCAAGTCTGACATCCCCCTTACTCACCCAGGCCCCCACCTCTGCCGTCAACGTAGGCATTACGGGATTAACCCCAGGCCCGAACAATCCCCTTTCCCAGTCTGTGAGTACATTTATTAATCAGAACCAAGGAACGTTCACAACTCAGAATCAAACGCCCTTTTTTGTTGGTGTTTGGGGAGATGCTTCAAAGCTGAATTACTTTAACGATTATGTCAGGGTTGGCCGGGGGGATATTTACGCAATTATTACGGATGATGGGGTGAGTCGGCCCGGTATTCCCTATGATCCTCGGCCCAGTGGTGAGTTTGACCCAGACCCCAGCACCCCAGGGATTGAACTTGATAACTATCCCCAAAGCTACTGGACATTTCCGGTGGAATTAAAGGGGGTTTACAACTTCACTGCCGATGGCAAGTTCTATCTTTATGAGGGCTATCAATACGCCAATCGCTCCGAGGGCTATATTTTACGCTTCGATGAATATACCGGAACCTATACCGTTAACGACCAGGGCATTATCACAGTCAAGTTTACGGCCGCGTCCCAGGTTTACTATTCCGATTGGCAAGATCGCTATGAGACCGGCACGATTTTTGACATTCCCGACCGCCACTTTCTGATTCGCCCCGATGACCAATCCAATGGGATGCACATTACGGAAATGGTGCGACTCCCGGATGGTTCGTTTCAACCAATTGAGAACAATCCTGATGGATGGGTGTATGCCCCGGCTTCTGGAGTTAAAGGAGATCTCAATGGCGATGGTGTGGTCAATCCCAACGATGGGGCAGTCATTGCCGGGACGTTGCGGGCGGATCTTCTCGTTGGTACTAAAAACAGCGACACCATTATTGGTCGGGAAGGGAATGATGTCATTATCGGGAATGAAGGGCTTGATGCCTTGCAAGGGGGAGCCGGGAGCGATCGGTTTGCCATGATGATCCATCCCAATGCGATGCACACCGTTACCGATTTTAATCCCAATGAAGATATTATTGCCCTGCAAACCACTGGCGATGGCCGGACAGCGAATAGCTTCTTCCTTGCCAATCAGTTTGAAATTGGCTCCCAAGCCACACGGACGACCACAAGGGTTTTCTATGATCACCTCACGGGTAAGATTTTCTATGACGCTGATGGCTCCGGTACAAAGGCGGCTCAACAGATTGGCCTGATTGCCCCAAATTTAATCACCCTCAATCACACAAACTTCTACACATTTACAACTGAAAACTTCCGCGATCTGCGGGCTATTACCAAACCCAATCCTCCAAGTAATACACCAACTGAAGGCAATGATGAGATTTACGGTACGGTGTTGGATGATCGTCTGTCTGGGTTAGGGGGGAATGACACCCTCGAAGGCTTATTGGGTAATGATTTTCTCGATGGGGGCCTGGGGGCAGATCGCTTGGTGGGGGGCCTGGGGAACGACTTTTATCTGGTGGATAACACGGGTGATGTGGTGGTTGAAGCTGCTAATGCTGGCATTGATGAAGTAGGCTCGTCTATCACCCATACGTTGGCGGCTCATGTTGAAAATCTTTCCCTGCTTGGAACTGGGCATATTAACGGGACTGGCAATACCCTTAATAACTCGATGATGGGCAATACGGGCAACAATGTTTTGAATGGTGGGGTTGGTTCAGATTGGCTCGCCGGGGGCCTGGGGAATGATACCTACATCATTGATAATCTGGGCGATAAGGTGGTGGAATCAGCCAATGAAGGCATTGATGTTATCCAGGCCAGTGTTAGCTATATCCTCACACCTCATGTGGAAAACCTGACGCTCACCGGTACAGCCGCCATCAACGGGACAGGGAATGAACTCAACAATACAATTCTTGGCAATACGGCGAATAATACCCTGACAGGAGAAGCGGGGGATGATCTCCTCAATGGTGGGGCCGGGGTTGATCGAATGGTCGGGGGCCTGGGAAACGATACCTACATTGTTGATAATGCTGGGGATGTTGTGGTTGAGGCCCTCAGTCAGGGAGTTGACACAGTTCAATCCGCAATTACCTACAGTTTAGGGACGAATCTGGAAAACCTGATTCTAACCGGAACTACGGCGATCAATGGCACTGGGAACACCCTAGCTAATACGATTAATGGTAATAGTGGTAATAACTCTCTCAATGGTGGGCTAGGGGCAGATCGTTTAGTCGGTGGTCTTGGCAACGATTCCTATGTTGTGGATAACACAGGGGATGTCATTTCTGAAACATCAACAATTACGACTGAGATTGACTCTGTTTCCTCCTCAATTACCTATAGCTTGGGAGCTAATTTAGAGAATCTGACCTTAACGGGAACAGCCGCAGTTAATGGAACAGGGAATGCCCTAGCTAATACGATTAACGGTAATAGTGGTAATAACTCTCTCAATGGTGGGCTAGGGGCAGATCGTCTAGTCGGCAGTCTTGGAAACGATTTCTATGTTGTGGATAACACGGGAGATGTCATTTCTGAAACGTCAACAATTACGACTGAGATTGACACGGTCTATTCTTCAATTAGTTATGCTCTTGGGTCAAACCTGGAAAACCTCTTTCTGACGGGCAGTGCTGCCAATGGAACAGGGAATAGTCTAAACAATACGATCACTGGAAATGCCAGCAATAATTCGCTCAATGGTGGGTTAGGGGCAGACCGTCTTGTCGGTGGTCTTGGCAATGATTTCTATGTTGTAGACAACACGGGAGATGTCATTTCTGAAACGTCAACAATTACGACTGAGATTGACTCTGTTTTCTCCTCAATTACCTATAGCTTGGGAGCTAATTTAGAGAACCTAACCCTAACAGGGACAGCAGCTATAAATGGCACTGGGAATACCCTCAATAATACAATTACTGGAAACTCTGGAGCAAACTCCCTCAATGGTGGGCTAGGTGTAGATCGATTGATTGGTGGAGATGGTAATGATCTTTTAGTAGGAGGGGCGGGTAACGACTCTTTGACCGGTGGCAATGGCAATGATTTCTTCCGGTTCACGGCGCGCACTGAAGGTATTGATACGATTACTGACTTTAGTAAGGTTTCTGGCAATGCCGATAGGATTCAAGTCTTAGCAAGTGGATTTGGTGGTGGTTTAGTTGTTGGGACACTCGCTGCATCTCAATTTATCTTGGGTACAGCCGCAACCAGTTCTACCCATCGGTTTATTTACAACCAATCTACGGGTGGATTATTCTTTGATGCAGATGGCTTCGGCGGGACAGCCCAAACCCAGATTGCGACTCTCAGTACAAAACCAGGCCTGGTTGCCAGTGACATCCTCATTGTCTAA